A genomic segment from Nicotiana tabacum cultivar K326 chromosome 7, ASM71507v2, whole genome shotgun sequence encodes:
- the LOC107804687 gene encoding receptor-like protein kinase 7, with protein MSAGANFSRPWPFLLLCFFILISPSHQHDELKLLMQFKSTLKITQSSQLFDTWTPENSICNFTGIICDSTSQLVKEIYLSEQNLSGVVSFDSLCSLKSLEKLSLGSNFLNGRVSDHLKNCTKLQYLDLGYNSFSGEVPNLSSLTQLKFLSLNRSGFSGPFPWTSLSNLTSLTFLSLGDNLFDKSPFPLEILNLNKLYWLYLTNSSIGGQIPEGIGNLTLLENLELSYNFLSGKIPDGITKLTKLHQLELYENELTGKFPVGFGNLSSLVNFDASTNKLEGDLSELKSLSLLESLQLFENQFSGEIPIEFGDFKFLTELSLYANKLSGSLPQKIGSWADFQYIDVSENLLTGTIPPDMCKKGKMTDLLLLQNKFSGGIPSNYANCLSLQRLRVSNNSFSGIVPSGIWSLPDLLIIDLRLNLFEGSVTSNIGEAKSLAQLFLANNRFNGQLPERISEVSSLVAINLSSNQFSGDIPATIGELKKLNSLHLEYNLFSGNLPDSIGSCVSLNEINLAGNSLSGEIPSSLGSLANLNSLNISDNMLSGQIPVTLSSLRLSLLDLSNNRLSGSIPNSLSIKAFSNSFLGNPGLCSENFGSLSPCLSDSHTSKEHRTVILCLIAGVVVLVLSLTCFIYVKFKHNNQDIPVKRLDSWDIKQFHVLSFSEDQVLKALKQENLIGRGGSGNVYKVVLNCGKSLAVKHVLKSDSSDEKSYRSSSAILAKGNGRSKEYDAEVTTLSSIRHVNVVKLYCSITSEDSNLLVYEYLPNGSLWDKLHTSQKVKMDWLVRYDIALGAARGLEYLHHGYDRPVMHRDVKSSNILLDEKMKPKIADFGLAKVLQVNGTKDSSQVVAGTHGYIAPEYAYTTKVTEKSDVYSFGVVLMELVTGKKPVDAEYGENNDIVQWVCSKIRSKTSMIDLVDSSILEGFKKDAVEVLRIAVHCTARTPALRPSMRMVVHMLEEAEPCKLTSVVVNSMNEDSSNKELQTNGKVLMPIS; from the exons ATGTCAGCCGGTGCTAACTTTTCCAGGCCATGGCCATTTTTGTTACTCTGTTTTTTCATCTTGATTTCTCCTTCCCATCAACACGATGAACTAAAACTCCTTATGCAATTCAAATCCACCCTCAAAATAACACAAAGTTCACAACTTTTTGATACATGGACACCTGAGAATAGCATTTGCAACTTCACTGGAATTATCTGTGATTCTACAAGTCAATTGGTTAAAGAAATCTATCTTTCTGAGCAGAACTTATCTGGGGTTGTCTCTTTTGATTCCTTATGCTCTCTGAAATCACTAGAAAAACTTTCCCTTGGTTCTAACTTCTTGAACGGTAGAGTCAGTGATCACTTGAAAAACTGTACAAAGTTGCagtatttggatttgggttacaatTCTTTTTCAGGAGAAGTTCCAAATTTGTCCTCTTTAACCCAACTGAAGTTCTTGAGTCTCAACAGAAGTGGATTTTCTGGTCCATTTCCTTGGACTTCACTTTCAAATCTTACTAGTCTAACTTTCTTGAGCTTAGGTGATAATTTATTTGACAAAAGTCCTTTCCCACTTGAAATTCTGAACCTTAATAAGTTATATTGGCTTTATCTTACTAATAGTAGTATTGGAGGTCAAATTCCAGAAGGTATTGGAAATCTCACTCTGCTTGAAAATCTTGAGCTTTCATATAATTTCTTGTCAGGTAAAATCCCAGATGGAATAACAAAACTTACCAAACTTCACCAGCTTGAGCTTTATGAAAATGAACTCACTGGAAAATTTCCAGTGGGATTTGGGAATCTCAGTAGTCTTGTAAATTTTGATGCTTCAACGAACAAACTTGAAGGTGATCTTTCAGAGCTCAAATCTTTGTCTCTTCTTGAATCTTTGCAACTGTTTGAGAACCAGTTTTCTGGTGAGATTCCTATTGAATTTGGAGATTTCAAGTTTCTCACAGAATTGTCTTTGTACGCAAATAAGTTATCTGGTTCTCTTCCTCAAAAGATTGGATCATGGGCAGACTTTCAATACATTGATGTTTCTGAGAATTTGTTGACTGGTACAATACCACCTGATATGTGCAAGAAAGGGAAAATGACTGATCTTTTGCTGCTCCAAAACAAGTTCAGTGGTGGGATACCTTCAAATTATGCTAACTGTTTGTCGTTGCAGCGTTTACGGGTTAGCAACAATTCATTTTCTGGAATAGTCCCTAGTGGAATTTGGAGTTTGCCAGATTTACTCATCATTGATCTCAGATTGAATTTATTCGAAGGTTCAGTGACATCAAATATTGGTGAAGCTAAGTCTTTAGCACAGTTGTTTCTTGCCAACAATCGGTTCAATGGTCAGTTACCAGAGAGAATATCAGAAGTTTCTTCATTAGTAGCCATCAATCTGAGCTCGAATCAGTTCTCTGGTGACATTCCAGCAACAATAGGTGAACTTAAGAAACTTAATAGTCTTCATTTAGAGTATAATTTGTTTTCTGGAAATCTTCCAGATTCAATCGGATCATGTGTTTCTCTAAATGAAATTAATCTTGCTGGCAATTCGCTTTCTGGTGAAATTCCTTCAAGTCTTGGCTCTTTGGCAAACTTGAACTCTCTCAATATATCTGATAACATGCTCTCAGGTCAAATTCCAGTGACCCTTTCGTCGTTAAGATTAAGCCTCCTTGATTTGTCGAACAATAGGTTGAGTGGTAGCATACCGAATTCTTTATCAATAAAAGCTTTTAGTAATAGCTTTTTGGGAAATCCAGGCCTTTGTAGTGAGAATTTCGGTAGTCTCAGCCCATGTTTATCAGATTCTCATACATCTAAAGAGCATAGAACAGTCATATTGTGCTTGATAGCTGGTGTGGTTGTTCTGGTTCTTTCACTTACATGTTTCATCTATGTGAAGTTTAAGCACAATAATCAGGATATTCCTGTAAAGAGACTTGATTCTTGGGATATCAAACAGTTTCATGTATTGAGCTTTAGTGAAGATCAAGTCTTAAAGGCATTGAAGCAAGAAAATTTGATTGGTAGAGGTGGTTCAGGGAATGTGTACAAAGTAGTCTTGAATTGTGGAAAAAGTTTAGCTGTGAAACACGTTTTGAAATCTGATTCTAGTGATGAGAAAAGTTACCGGAGCAGCTCAGCTATACTGGCAAAGGGGAATGGCAGATCAAAGGAGTATGATGCTGAGGTGACCACATTAAGCTCCATTAGACATGTCAATGTTGTCAAATTGTACTGTAGCATCACAAGTGAGGACTCAAATCTGTTGGTTTATGAATACTTACCTAATGGAAGTTTATGGGACAAATTGCACACGTCACAGAAAGTCAAGATGGATTGGTTGGTGCGATATGATATTGCATTAGGTGCTGCTCGGGGGCTGGAGTATCTGCATCACGGGTATGACAGACCTGTTATGCACCGTGATGTCAAGTCTAGCAACATCTTGTTGGATGAAAAGATGAAGCCCAAAATTGCTGATTTTGGACTAGCTAAGGTTTTGCAGGTCAATGGTACTAAAGACTCTTCTCAAGTTGTAGCTGGGACACACGGCTATATTGCTCCTG AGTACGCTTACACAACCAAGGTGACCGAGAAGAGTGATGTCTACAGCTTCGGGGTTGTACTAATGGAATTGGTGACTGGAAAGAAGCCAGTGGATGCTGAGTATGGGGAGAACAATGACATAGTCCAGTGGGTATGTAGCAAGATAAGAAGCAAAACTAGCATGATTGACTTGGTGGATTCAAGCATTTTGGAGGGGTTCAAGAAAGATGCTGTCGAGGTTCTTAGAATTGCAGTTCATTGCACAGCTAGGACGCCAGCATTGAGACCGTCCATGAGGATGGTAGTTCATATGCTAGAAGAGGCCGAGCCGTGTAAGCTGACAAGTGTAGTTGTGAATTCAATGAATGAGGATAGCAGTAACAAGGAGTTGCAAACTAATGGAAAAGTGTTGATGCCAATATCATGA
- the LOC107771949 gene encoding uncharacterized protein LOC107771949 isoform X2, whose protein sequence is MMKSFTRELKPQSSSTSPLPTTIAPTIVTGSASVLAATKNMKKKWIMRKSTRILFFEKNIKCPLTVPAKSSKSRLSKLAVVSNISHKLIEDKEKISHPSKPTSTPKIKGKQVAAKYLTTPRNKKCLPNPNSFRSVQNPKPAALAVPKSRTIAKALVFHSPKKAISLKKSVELRTPLTKICQGIKKLEISDQKKRVLGYSEKSKDIKCNPGDALRNGNSQKDKSKASKSTGKSQTRVLRKARPVHSTSIQNQAKLEKKCHSKEKAENECSKSEVDLTSRDSNEEHVTASKNHEVDMTDKLSCDTDQRALVGNDLPKSQATSGEDHCGGNIENGTKGNLGTEPNKTDHSICFQTSEGAGHHGSECMDSDDKENVSVPDENRNLTNNVDQAGENILGVQKMQKVIKKNAQPAAKNLKEGLLSTNAGASGKSKKPKPTNPKPFRLRTDERGILREADLQRKKQGNVEYSDNENRCTEDNPEGNDRDSKDLRNDLSKDSGIKSHKSSDGKVRLRKSSITPERSHATQIKTANLRNAKSPMASCLRQDQKLTVIQEASADISKPKKVGKLHENGATAMSRAKTLTPSRMLSRGRRPLTIPKEPHFHSTHRPKSCTKNLAEQVPL, encoded by the exons ATGATGAAGTCTTTTACGAGAGAATTGAAGCCCCAAAGTTCGTCGACTTCACCACTCCCGACCACTATCGCCCCGACGATCGTTACTGGTTCTGCCTCCGTGTTG GCTGCGACCAAAAacatgaagaagaaatggatCATGAGAAAATCGACAAGGATTTTGTTCTTCGA GAAGAACATAAAATGTCCGCTCACAGTGCCAGCAAAATCTTCCAAGTCTAGACTCTCAAAGTTAGCTGTTGTTTCAAACATTTCTCATAAATTGATTGAAGACAAAGAGAAGATTAGTCATCCATCAAAGCCCACTTCTACTCCAAAAATCAAAGGAAAGCAAGTTGCTGCTAAGTATCTTACTACCCCAAGGAACAAAAAATGCCTTCCAAATCCGAATTCCTTTCGTAGTGTCCAAAATCCAAAACCTGCAGCCCTTGCTGTTCCAAAGAGTAGGACCATAGCAAAGGCTTTGGTCTTCCACTCCCCAAAGAAAGCCATCAGTTTAAAGAAATCGGTGGAACTGAGAACTCCTTTAACTAAAATATGTCAAGGAATCAAGAAGCTAGAGATATCAGATCAAAAGAAGCGTGTATTGGGTTATTCTGAAAAATCCAAGGATATCAAATGTAATCCGGGAGATGCTTTGAGGAACGGAAACTCTCAGAAGGACAAAAGCAAGGCGTCGAAGAGTACTGGAAAGTCTCAAACTCGAGTACTACGCAAAGCCAGACCAGTACACTCAACTAGCATTCAGAACCAAGCTAAATTAGAAAAGAAGTGCCACTCCAAGGAAAAGGCAGAAAATGAATGCAGTAAGTCAGAAGTTGATTTAACATCAAGAGACAGTAACGAAGAGCATGTTACTGCTTCAAAAAACCATGAAGTGGACATGACAGATAAATTGAGCTGTGATACTGATCAGAGAGCTTTGGTGGGAAATGATCTTCCAAAAAGTCAAGCAACAAGTGGAGAGGATCATTGTGGTGGCAATATTGAAAATGGCACAAAAGGAAATTTGGGGACTGAACCAAATAAGACGGACCACTCTATTTGTTTTCAGACTTCAGAAGGGGCAGGACATCATGGTAGTGAATGCATGGACAGTGATGACAAAGAGAATGTTTCAGTTCCAGATGAGAACAG AAATCTCACCAACAATGTAGACCAGGCTGGGGAAAATATTCTTGGCGTGCAGAAGATGCAAAAAGTCATCAAGAAG AATGCCCAACCAGCGGCCAAGAATCTAAAAGAAGGTTTGCTTTCCACAAATGCTGGTGCCTCAGGGAAGTCCAAGAAGCCAAAACCTACTAATCCTAAACCTTTCAGACTAAGAACTGAT GAAAGGGGAATTCTTAGGGAAGCTGACCTACAGAGGAAAAAACAG GGTAATGTAGAATATTCTGACAACGAAAACAGATGCACAGAAGATAATCCTGAAGGCAATGATAGAGATTCAAAGGACTTGCGAAATGATTTATCT AAGGATAGTGGGATAAAAAGCCATAAGTCTTCGGACGGGAAAGTGAGATTGAGGAAATCAAGTATAACACCAGAGAGATCTCATGCTACACAAATAAAAACAGCCAACTTAAGAAATGCTAAATCTCCCATGGCATCATGTTTGAGACAAGATCAGAAACTCACTGTAATACAAGAAGCATCAGCTGATATTTCTAAACCAAAGAAGGTAGGGAAGCTTCATGAAAATGGTGCTACAGCCATGTCCCGAGCTAAAACCTTGACGCCTTCCAGAATGTTATCTCGTGGAAGAAGGCCTCTGACAATCCCAAAGGAGCCACACTTCCACAGCACCCACCGGCCTAAAAGTTGCACAAAAAACTTAGCAGAACAAGTGCCCTTGTAA
- the LOC107771949 gene encoding uncharacterized protein LOC107771949 isoform X1, whose protein sequence is MAEEKQQPEIEPEMEIEKGGEDKEWEDDEVFYERIEAPKFVDFTTPDHYRPDDRYWFCLRVGCDQKHEEEMDHEKIDKDFVLRVMAARSPNVRLQKALSRRATGKNIKCPLTVPAKSSKSRLSKLAVVSNISHKLIEDKEKISHPSKPTSTPKIKGKQVAAKYLTTPRNKKCLPNPNSFRSVQNPKPAALAVPKSRTIAKALVFHSPKKAISLKKSVELRTPLTKICQGIKKLEISDQKKRVLGYSEKSKDIKCNPGDALRNGNSQKDKSKASKSTGKSQTRVLRKARPVHSTSIQNQAKLEKKCHSKEKAENECSKSEVDLTSRDSNEEHVTASKNHEVDMTDKLSCDTDQRALVGNDLPKSQATSGEDHCGGNIENGTKGNLGTEPNKTDHSICFQTSEGAGHHGSECMDSDDKENVSVPDENRNLTNNVDQAGENILGVQKMQKVIKKNAQPAAKNLKEGLLSTNAGASGKSKKPKPTNPKPFRLRTDERGILREADLQRKKQGNVEYSDNENRCTEDNPEGNDRDSKDLRNDLSKDSGIKSHKSSDGKVRLRKSSITPERSHATQIKTANLRNAKSPMASCLRQDQKLTVIQEASADISKPKKVGKLHENGATAMSRAKTLTPSRMLSRGRRPLTIPKEPHFHSTHRPKSCTKNLAEQVPL, encoded by the exons ATGGCAGAAGAGAAGCAGCAGCCCGAAATCGAGCCCGAGATGGAGATAGAGAAAGGAGGAGAAGACAAAGAATGGGAAGATGATGAAGTCTTTTACGAGAGAATTGAAGCCCCAAAGTTCGTCGACTTCACCACTCCCGACCACTATCGCCCCGACGATCGTTACTGGTTCTGCCTCCGTGTTG GCTGCGACCAAAAacatgaagaagaaatggatCATGAGAAAATCGACAAGGATTTTGTTCTTCGA GTAATGGCTGCTAGAAGTCCTAATGTAAGACTTCAGAAAGCACTAAGCAGACGTGCTACAGG GAAGAACATAAAATGTCCGCTCACAGTGCCAGCAAAATCTTCCAAGTCTAGACTCTCAAAGTTAGCTGTTGTTTCAAACATTTCTCATAAATTGATTGAAGACAAAGAGAAGATTAGTCATCCATCAAAGCCCACTTCTACTCCAAAAATCAAAGGAAAGCAAGTTGCTGCTAAGTATCTTACTACCCCAAGGAACAAAAAATGCCTTCCAAATCCGAATTCCTTTCGTAGTGTCCAAAATCCAAAACCTGCAGCCCTTGCTGTTCCAAAGAGTAGGACCATAGCAAAGGCTTTGGTCTTCCACTCCCCAAAGAAAGCCATCAGTTTAAAGAAATCGGTGGAACTGAGAACTCCTTTAACTAAAATATGTCAAGGAATCAAGAAGCTAGAGATATCAGATCAAAAGAAGCGTGTATTGGGTTATTCTGAAAAATCCAAGGATATCAAATGTAATCCGGGAGATGCTTTGAGGAACGGAAACTCTCAGAAGGACAAAAGCAAGGCGTCGAAGAGTACTGGAAAGTCTCAAACTCGAGTACTACGCAAAGCCAGACCAGTACACTCAACTAGCATTCAGAACCAAGCTAAATTAGAAAAGAAGTGCCACTCCAAGGAAAAGGCAGAAAATGAATGCAGTAAGTCAGAAGTTGATTTAACATCAAGAGACAGTAACGAAGAGCATGTTACTGCTTCAAAAAACCATGAAGTGGACATGACAGATAAATTGAGCTGTGATACTGATCAGAGAGCTTTGGTGGGAAATGATCTTCCAAAAAGTCAAGCAACAAGTGGAGAGGATCATTGTGGTGGCAATATTGAAAATGGCACAAAAGGAAATTTGGGGACTGAACCAAATAAGACGGACCACTCTATTTGTTTTCAGACTTCAGAAGGGGCAGGACATCATGGTAGTGAATGCATGGACAGTGATGACAAAGAGAATGTTTCAGTTCCAGATGAGAACAG AAATCTCACCAACAATGTAGACCAGGCTGGGGAAAATATTCTTGGCGTGCAGAAGATGCAAAAAGTCATCAAGAAG AATGCCCAACCAGCGGCCAAGAATCTAAAAGAAGGTTTGCTTTCCACAAATGCTGGTGCCTCAGGGAAGTCCAAGAAGCCAAAACCTACTAATCCTAAACCTTTCAGACTAAGAACTGAT GAAAGGGGAATTCTTAGGGAAGCTGACCTACAGAGGAAAAAACAG GGTAATGTAGAATATTCTGACAACGAAAACAGATGCACAGAAGATAATCCTGAAGGCAATGATAGAGATTCAAAGGACTTGCGAAATGATTTATCT AAGGATAGTGGGATAAAAAGCCATAAGTCTTCGGACGGGAAAGTGAGATTGAGGAAATCAAGTATAACACCAGAGAGATCTCATGCTACACAAATAAAAACAGCCAACTTAAGAAATGCTAAATCTCCCATGGCATCATGTTTGAGACAAGATCAGAAACTCACTGTAATACAAGAAGCATCAGCTGATATTTCTAAACCAAAGAAGGTAGGGAAGCTTCATGAAAATGGTGCTACAGCCATGTCCCGAGCTAAAACCTTGACGCCTTCCAGAATGTTATCTCGTGGAAGAAGGCCTCTGACAATCCCAAAGGAGCCACACTTCCACAGCACCCACCGGCCTAAAAGTTGCACAAAAAACTTAGCAGAACAAGTGCCCTTGTAA
- the LOC107771949 gene encoding uncharacterized protein LOC107771949 isoform X3 has product MAARSPNVRLQKALSRRATGKNIKCPLTVPAKSSKSRLSKLAVVSNISHKLIEDKEKISHPSKPTSTPKIKGKQVAAKYLTTPRNKKCLPNPNSFRSVQNPKPAALAVPKSRTIAKALVFHSPKKAISLKKSVELRTPLTKICQGIKKLEISDQKKRVLGYSEKSKDIKCNPGDALRNGNSQKDKSKASKSTGKSQTRVLRKARPVHSTSIQNQAKLEKKCHSKEKAENECSKSEVDLTSRDSNEEHVTASKNHEVDMTDKLSCDTDQRALVGNDLPKSQATSGEDHCGGNIENGTKGNLGTEPNKTDHSICFQTSEGAGHHGSECMDSDDKENVSVPDENRNLTNNVDQAGENILGVQKMQKVIKKNAQPAAKNLKEGLLSTNAGASGKSKKPKPTNPKPFRLRTDERGILREADLQRKKQGNVEYSDNENRCTEDNPEGNDRDSKDLRNDLSKDSGIKSHKSSDGKVRLRKSSITPERSHATQIKTANLRNAKSPMASCLRQDQKLTVIQEASADISKPKKVGKLHENGATAMSRAKTLTPSRMLSRGRRPLTIPKEPHFHSTHRPKSCTKNLAEQVPL; this is encoded by the exons ATGGCTGCTAGAAGTCCTAATGTAAGACTTCAGAAAGCACTAAGCAGACGTGCTACAGG GAAGAACATAAAATGTCCGCTCACAGTGCCAGCAAAATCTTCCAAGTCTAGACTCTCAAAGTTAGCTGTTGTTTCAAACATTTCTCATAAATTGATTGAAGACAAAGAGAAGATTAGTCATCCATCAAAGCCCACTTCTACTCCAAAAATCAAAGGAAAGCAAGTTGCTGCTAAGTATCTTACTACCCCAAGGAACAAAAAATGCCTTCCAAATCCGAATTCCTTTCGTAGTGTCCAAAATCCAAAACCTGCAGCCCTTGCTGTTCCAAAGAGTAGGACCATAGCAAAGGCTTTGGTCTTCCACTCCCCAAAGAAAGCCATCAGTTTAAAGAAATCGGTGGAACTGAGAACTCCTTTAACTAAAATATGTCAAGGAATCAAGAAGCTAGAGATATCAGATCAAAAGAAGCGTGTATTGGGTTATTCTGAAAAATCCAAGGATATCAAATGTAATCCGGGAGATGCTTTGAGGAACGGAAACTCTCAGAAGGACAAAAGCAAGGCGTCGAAGAGTACTGGAAAGTCTCAAACTCGAGTACTACGCAAAGCCAGACCAGTACACTCAACTAGCATTCAGAACCAAGCTAAATTAGAAAAGAAGTGCCACTCCAAGGAAAAGGCAGAAAATGAATGCAGTAAGTCAGAAGTTGATTTAACATCAAGAGACAGTAACGAAGAGCATGTTACTGCTTCAAAAAACCATGAAGTGGACATGACAGATAAATTGAGCTGTGATACTGATCAGAGAGCTTTGGTGGGAAATGATCTTCCAAAAAGTCAAGCAACAAGTGGAGAGGATCATTGTGGTGGCAATATTGAAAATGGCACAAAAGGAAATTTGGGGACTGAACCAAATAAGACGGACCACTCTATTTGTTTTCAGACTTCAGAAGGGGCAGGACATCATGGTAGTGAATGCATGGACAGTGATGACAAAGAGAATGTTTCAGTTCCAGATGAGAACAG AAATCTCACCAACAATGTAGACCAGGCTGGGGAAAATATTCTTGGCGTGCAGAAGATGCAAAAAGTCATCAAGAAG AATGCCCAACCAGCGGCCAAGAATCTAAAAGAAGGTTTGCTTTCCACAAATGCTGGTGCCTCAGGGAAGTCCAAGAAGCCAAAACCTACTAATCCTAAACCTTTCAGACTAAGAACTGAT GAAAGGGGAATTCTTAGGGAAGCTGACCTACAGAGGAAAAAACAG GGTAATGTAGAATATTCTGACAACGAAAACAGATGCACAGAAGATAATCCTGAAGGCAATGATAGAGATTCAAAGGACTTGCGAAATGATTTATCT AAGGATAGTGGGATAAAAAGCCATAAGTCTTCGGACGGGAAAGTGAGATTGAGGAAATCAAGTATAACACCAGAGAGATCTCATGCTACACAAATAAAAACAGCCAACTTAAGAAATGCTAAATCTCCCATGGCATCATGTTTGAGACAAGATCAGAAACTCACTGTAATACAAGAAGCATCAGCTGATATTTCTAAACCAAAGAAGGTAGGGAAGCTTCATGAAAATGGTGCTACAGCCATGTCCCGAGCTAAAACCTTGACGCCTTCCAGAATGTTATCTCGTGGAAGAAGGCCTCTGACAATCCCAAAGGAGCCACACTTCCACAGCACCCACCGGCCTAAAAGTTGCACAAAAAACTTAGCAGAACAAGTGCCCTTGTAA